From a single Bacillus pseudomycoides DSM 12442 genomic region:
- a CDS encoding TIGR00282 family metallophosphoesterase — translation MRILFVGDVVGSPGRGMIQQYVPALKKKYTPTVTIINGENAAGGRGITEKIYRNFLECGAQAVTLGNHAWDNREVFEFIDDAKYLARPANFPEGTPGKGLIFVNCNGTEVAVINLQGRTFLPPIDCPFRKVDELINIAKKRTNIIFIDFHAETTSEKQALGWYVDGRATAVVGTHTHVPTADNRILPSGTAYITDVGMTGPYDGILGMDREAVLKKFLTNLPVRFEVTNGRTQLSAVLIDVDPNTGKAKKIERILINDDQPFFE, via the coding sequence ATGAGAATTTTATTTGTTGGAGATGTAGTAGGATCCCCTGGAAGAGGTATGATTCAACAATACGTACCGGCGTTAAAGAAAAAATATACGCCTACTGTAACAATTATTAATGGAGAAAATGCTGCAGGTGGCCGTGGTATTACAGAGAAAATTTACCGAAACTTTTTAGAGTGTGGTGCACAAGCAGTTACGCTTGGGAATCATGCTTGGGATAACCGTGAAGTGTTTGAGTTTATTGATGATGCAAAATATCTTGCAAGACCAGCCAATTTCCCAGAGGGAACACCGGGAAAAGGACTTATTTTTGTAAATTGTAACGGTACCGAAGTAGCGGTAATTAATTTACAAGGACGTACGTTCCTTCCGCCAATTGATTGCCCGTTCCGAAAAGTAGATGAATTAATTAACATTGCGAAAAAACGTACAAATATTATCTTTATTGATTTTCATGCTGAGACAACAAGTGAAAAACAGGCGCTTGGTTGGTACGTAGATGGACGTGCTACGGCAGTCGTAGGGACACATACGCATGTTCCAACAGCAGATAATCGTATTTTGCCAAGCGGAACAGCTTATATTACAGATGTTGGAATGACTGGTCCGTATGATGGGATTTTAGGTATGGATCGTGAAGCTGTACTGAAGAAATTTTTAACGAATTTACCTGTACGTTTTGAAGTAACAAATGGAAGAACGCAACTAAGTGCAGTATTAATTGATGTGGATCCAAATACAGGAAAAGCAAAAAAAATTGAACGTATTTTAATCAATGATGATCAGCCATTTTTCGAATAA
- the spoVS gene encoding stage V sporulation protein SpoVS, with protein sequence MEILKVKATSVPNSVAGALAGVIRERGTAEIQAIGAGALNQAVKAVAIARGFVAPSGLDLICIPAFTDIMIDGEERTAIKLIVEPR encoded by the coding sequence ATGGAAATATTAAAAGTTAAAGCAACTTCGGTCCCTAACTCTGTAGCCGGTGCACTTGCTGGAGTTATTCGCGAACGCGGAACAGCAGAAATCCAAGCTATTGGCGCAGGTGCATTAAATCAAGCTGTGAAGGCAGTAGCAATTGCAAGAGGGTTTGTAGCGCCTAGTGGTTTGGATTTGATTTGTATCCCAGCTTTTACAGACATTATGATTGATGGTGAAGAACGTACAGCAATAAAATTAATTGTAGAACCTCGTTAA
- a CDS encoding dipeptidase yields MQTGCFYGEGEMKVKVFDAHCDVLWQLWSAKGKKNFQNDPSLHITFEQLEQRKGSVQCFAIYVPEIVPYEQRFEATLAMIDIFYKQILSLPNMKLIQTKKDITQLESNEIGAILTLEGGEAIGKEMMKLRTLYRLGVRSMGLTWNHANLLADGALETRGAGLTAFGKKVVEELNSFRLWTDVSHLNEKGFWDVMEIAQYPIASHSNCYGLCQHPRNLKDEQVQALIQKDGVIGVTFVPEFLTNHRPAYMDDILRHVERICSLGGERNIGFGSDFDGITEMVVGVEAYRRYEYVINELSKRYSETNVQSFLYDNFINHISF; encoded by the coding sequence ATGCAAACAGGTTGTTTTTATGGGGAAGGGGAAATGAAAGTGAAAGTGTTTGATGCGCACTGTGATGTACTATGGCAACTATGGAGTGCAAAAGGAAAGAAGAATTTTCAAAATGATCCGTCTTTACATATTACATTTGAACAATTGGAGCAAAGAAAAGGAAGCGTACAATGCTTTGCGATATATGTACCTGAAATCGTACCATATGAACAACGTTTTGAAGCTACGTTAGCTATGATAGATATATTTTATAAGCAGATTTTATCGTTACCAAACATGAAATTGATTCAGACAAAAAAAGATATAACGCAGTTAGAATCAAATGAAATTGGCGCGATTTTAACATTAGAAGGCGGCGAAGCAATTGGAAAAGAAATGATGAAATTGCGCACGCTCTATCGTTTAGGAGTCCGATCTATGGGACTCACGTGGAATCATGCGAATTTATTAGCTGATGGAGCACTGGAAACAAGAGGAGCGGGACTTACTGCGTTTGGTAAGAAGGTTGTAGAAGAGCTGAATTCGTTTCGTTTATGGACAGATGTGTCTCACTTAAATGAAAAAGGTTTTTGGGATGTGATGGAAATTGCTCAATATCCAATTGCATCACATTCAAATTGTTATGGGCTTTGTCAGCACCCGCGTAATCTGAAAGATGAACAAGTACAAGCACTTATTCAAAAAGATGGTGTAATTGGTGTAACGTTCGTTCCAGAGTTTTTAACCAACCATAGGCCTGCTTATATGGATGACATATTACGGCATGTGGAGCGCATTTGTTCGCTCGGAGGAGAGCGCAATATAGGATTTGGTTCGGATTTTGATGGTATCACAGAAATGGTTGTCGGTGTGGAAGCGTATCGGCGTTATGAATATGTAATCAATGAACTGAGTAAGCGATACAGTGAAACAAATGTTCAAAGCTTTTTATATGATAATTTCATTAATCATATTTCTTTCTAG
- a CDS encoding 2-oxoacid:acceptor oxidoreductase subunit alpha, which translates to MISQLSWKVGGQQGEGIESTGEIFCIALNRLGYYLYGYRHFSSRIKGGHTNNKIRVSTTEVRAISDDLDILIAFDQETIDFNFHELRPGGIVVADAKFNPTIPESSDVNLYAIPFTDIASELGTSLMKNMVAVGASSAVLGLDETVYLEVVEEIFGRKGEQVVKKNMEAIKRGSQYMKELLGEKVNMMQLEKADGQKRMFMIGNDAIAFGAVAGGARFMSAYPITPASEIMEYLIKKLPKVGGTVIQTEDEIAACTMAIGANYAGVRTLTASAGPGLSLMMESIGLAGITETPLVIVDTQRGGPSTGLPTKQEQSDLMAMIYGTHGEIPKIVMAPSTVEEAFYDIVEAFNLAEEYQVPVIFLTDLQLSLGKQTVEPLKLDRVEIRRGKLDLQAELPDRENKAYFKRYEVTEDGVSPRVLPGMKNGVHHVTGVEHDETGKPSESALNRKAQMDKRFRKMENLKFNTPVYKNAKYDEADVLLVGFNSTRGAIEEAMERLEQEGLKVNHAHVRLIHPFPTDEILPLVKDAKRVVVVENNATGQLANIMKMNLGIGEKISSLLKYDGNPFLPKEIYNECKKGVVLNGNI; encoded by the coding sequence ATGATTAGTCAACTTTCATGGAAAGTTGGAGGACAACAAGGTGAAGGAATTGAAAGTACAGGAGAAATCTTCTGTATTGCATTAAACCGCTTAGGGTATTACCTATACGGTTACCGCCACTTTTCATCACGAATTAAGGGTGGTCATACAAATAATAAAATTCGCGTAAGTACAACTGAAGTACGCGCAATATCAGATGATTTAGATATTTTAATTGCTTTTGATCAAGAAACAATTGATTTTAACTTCCACGAACTACGACCAGGTGGAATTGTTGTTGCAGATGCAAAATTTAATCCAACTATACCAGAAAGTTCAGATGTAAATCTATATGCAATACCGTTTACAGATATTGCCTCTGAATTAGGGACATCATTAATGAAAAACATGGTTGCCGTTGGGGCATCTAGTGCAGTATTAGGGTTAGATGAAACTGTATATTTAGAAGTTGTTGAAGAAATTTTCGGTCGCAAGGGAGAGCAAGTCGTTAAAAAGAATATGGAAGCAATCAAACGCGGCTCTCAATATATGAAAGAATTACTTGGTGAGAAAGTGAATATGATGCAGCTTGAAAAAGCTGATGGTCAAAAACGTATGTTTATGATCGGTAACGATGCAATTGCATTTGGCGCAGTAGCTGGTGGAGCGCGCTTTATGTCAGCATATCCAATTACACCTGCCTCTGAAATTATGGAATACTTAATTAAAAAATTGCCAAAAGTAGGCGGAACAGTCATCCAAACAGAGGATGAGATTGCTGCTTGTACAATGGCAATTGGTGCGAACTATGCGGGTGTACGTACCCTAACAGCATCAGCAGGACCTGGTTTATCTTTAATGATGGAATCAATTGGTTTAGCTGGTATTACAGAAACACCACTTGTAATCGTTGATACACAGCGTGGTGGTCCAAGTACTGGTTTACCAACAAAGCAAGAGCAATCTGATTTAATGGCGATGATTTACGGGACACACGGTGAAATTCCAAAAATCGTAATGGCGCCAAGTACTGTTGAAGAAGCGTTCTATGATATCGTAGAAGCATTTAACCTAGCGGAAGAATATCAAGTTCCTGTTATTTTCTTAACAGATTTACAGCTTTCTTTAGGAAAGCAAACAGTAGAACCATTGAAGTTAGACAGAGTAGAAATTCGCCGCGGTAAGCTTGATTTACAGGCAGAGTTACCAGATCGTGAAAATAAAGCTTACTTTAAACGTTATGAAGTGACAGAAGATGGTGTTTCACCACGTGTTTTACCTGGTATGAAAAATGGTGTTCACCATGTGACAGGTGTAGAACATGATGAAACTGGTAAACCATCTGAATCAGCACTGAATCGTAAAGCACAAATGGACAAACGTTTCCGTAAAATGGAGAATTTAAAGTTTAATACCCCTGTTTACAAAAATGCTAAGTATGATGAAGCTGATGTATTGTTAGTTGGCTTTAACTCTACTCGTGGTGCAATTGAAGAAGCAATGGAGCGTTTAGAGCAAGAAGGATTAAAAGTAAATCATGCTCATGTTCGTTTAATTCATCCGTTCCCAACTGATGAAATTCTTCCACTTGTAAAGGATGCAAAACGCGTTGTTGTAGTAGAAAACAATGCAACTGGTCAGCTTGCTAACATTATGAAAATGAATCTTGGGATTGGTGAGAAAATTTCTAGTCTGTTAAAATATGACGGGAATCCATTCCTACCAAAAGAAATTTACAACGAATGCAAAAAAGGGGTTGTATTAAATGGCAACATTTAA
- a CDS encoding 2-oxoacid:ferredoxin oxidoreductase subunit beta, whose amino-acid sequence MATFKDFRNSVKPNWCPGCGDFSVQAAIQRAAANVGLNPDELAVISGIGCSGRISGYINSYGVHSIHGRALPIAQGVKMANRDLTVIASGGDGDGFAIGMGHTIHSIRRNIDITYIVMDNQIYGLTKGQTSPRSEAGFKTKSTPQGSIEPALSVMEMALTAGATFVAQSFSSDLKELTQLIEAGIQHKGFSLINVFSPCVTYNKVNTYDWFKENLTKLSTVEGYDPSNRMIAMQTLMENKGLVTGLIYQNTEQPSYQELVKGYSEKPLVQADLQMDQKMFDELVAEFM is encoded by the coding sequence ATGGCAACATTTAAGGACTTTCGGAACAGTGTAAAACCAAACTGGTGTCCAGGTTGCGGAGACTTCTCGGTGCAAGCTGCGATTCAACGTGCAGCAGCTAACGTTGGTTTAAACCCAGATGAATTAGCTGTTATTTCTGGAATTGGCTGTTCAGGTCGTATTTCAGGTTATATTAATTCATATGGTGTTCATAGTATTCATGGGCGTGCACTTCCAATTGCACAAGGTGTGAAAATGGCAAACCGTGATTTAACAGTTATCGCATCTGGTGGTGATGGAGATGGCTTTGCAATCGGTATGGGACATACGATTCATTCGATTCGTCGTAACATTGACATTACGTACATCGTTATGGATAACCAAATTTACGGTTTAACAAAAGGTCAAACTTCACCACGTAGCGAAGCGGGATTTAAAACGAAAAGTACACCGCAAGGTTCAATTGAACCAGCGTTATCTGTAATGGAAATGGCGTTAACAGCTGGTGCAACTTTTGTGGCACAAAGCTTCTCTAGTGACTTAAAAGAATTAACGCAGCTTATCGAAGCTGGTATTCAGCATAAAGGATTCTCTTTAATTAATGTATTTAGCCCATGTGTAACTTATAATAAAGTAAATACGTATGACTGGTTTAAAGAGAATTTAACAAAATTAAGCACAGTCGAAGGATACGATCCATCTAATCGTATGATTGCTATGCAAACATTAATGGAAAACAAAGGTTTAGTAACAGGCTTAATTTATCAAAATACAGAGCAGCCTTCTTACCAAGAACTTGTAAAGGGATATAGTGAAAAGCCTTTAGTGCAAGCTGATTTACAAATGGATCAAAAAATGTTTGATGAACTCGTTGCTGAATTTATGTAA
- the miaB gene encoding tRNA (N6-isopentenyl adenosine(37)-C2)-methylthiotransferase MiaB, translating into MNEQQRLASQQANSSMKKGEKDYSKYFESVYQPPSLKDAKKRGKEEVKIERDFGLPEEFRNFGAGRKFYIRTYGCQMNEHDTEVMAGIFTTLGYEPTFSTEDADVILLNTCAIRENAENKVFGELGHLKPLKQRNPDLLIGVCGCMSQEESVVNKIMQKNQHVDMVFGTHNIHRLPYILKDAMFSKATVVEVWSKEGDVIENLPKVRRGDIKAWVNIMYGCDKFCTYCIVPYTRGKERSRRPEDIINEIRHLAANGYKEITLLGQNVNAYGKDFEDLEYGLGDLMDELRKIDIARVRFTTSHPRDFDDHLIEVLGKGGNLVEHIHLPVQSGSTDMLKIMARKYSREHYLELVRKIKEAIPNAVLTTDIIVGFPNETDEQFEETMSLYREVGFDSAFTFIYSPREGTPAAKMKDNVPMEVKKERLQRLNALVNEYSMEKNKRYKGQIVEVLVDGESKNNPDVLAGYTRTNKLVNFVAPKYAIGQLVKVKVTEAKTWSLNGELVEEPLEVK; encoded by the coding sequence ATGAACGAGCAACAACGATTAGCAAGTCAACAAGCCAATTCTTCTATGAAAAAAGGAGAAAAAGATTACAGTAAATACTTTGAAAGTGTATATCAGCCGCCTTCTTTAAAAGATGCGAAAAAACGCGGAAAAGAAGAAGTTAAAATTGAACGTGATTTTGGTTTGCCAGAAGAGTTTCGTAACTTTGGTGCCGGAAGAAAGTTTTATATCCGTACTTATGGATGTCAAATGAATGAACATGATACAGAAGTAATGGCTGGTATTTTTACAACACTTGGATATGAACCAACATTTTCGACAGAAGATGCAGATGTGATTCTATTAAATACTTGTGCCATTCGTGAAAACGCTGAGAATAAAGTATTTGGTGAACTTGGTCATTTAAAACCATTAAAACAAAGAAACCCAGATCTTTTAATTGGTGTGTGTGGTTGTATGTCTCAAGAAGAATCTGTTGTAAATAAAATTATGCAAAAAAACCAGCATGTAGATATGGTATTTGGTACACATAATATTCATCGTTTGCCGTACATTTTAAAAGATGCGATGTTCTCAAAAGCGACAGTTGTTGAAGTATGGTCTAAAGAAGGAGATGTAATTGAAAACCTTCCGAAAGTACGTCGTGGTGATATTAAAGCATGGGTAAATATTATGTATGGATGCGACAAATTCTGTACATATTGCATAGTACCATATACACGTGGTAAAGAACGTAGTCGCCGCCCAGAAGATATTATTAATGAAATTCGTCATTTAGCGGCAAATGGATATAAAGAAATTACGTTGCTTGGTCAGAACGTAAACGCATACGGTAAAGACTTTGAAGATTTAGAATATGGTCTTGGCGATTTAATGGATGAACTTCGTAAGATTGATATAGCACGTGTTCGCTTTACGACAAGTCACCCACGTGATTTCGATGATCACTTAATTGAAGTACTTGGAAAAGGCGGTAATTTAGTTGAACATATCCACTTACCGGTGCAATCTGGAAGTACAGATATGTTGAAAATTATGGCACGTAAATATTCACGGGAACACTATTTAGAACTTGTACGTAAAATTAAAGAAGCGATTCCGAATGCAGTATTAACAACTGATATTATCGTTGGTTTCCCAAATGAAACAGACGAGCAGTTTGAAGAAACGATGTCGTTATATCGCGAAGTAGGGTTTGATAGTGCATTTACATTTATTTATTCTCCACGTGAAGGTACACCTGCTGCAAAAATGAAGGATAATGTACCGATGGAAGTGAAAAAAGAGCGTTTACAACGGTTAAATGCATTGGTTAATGAATATTCTATGGAAAAGAATAAACGATATAAAGGCCAAATCGTTGAAGTACTAGTTGATGGAGAAAGTAAGAATAATCCCGACGTGCTTGCAGGCTATACGCGTACCAATAAACTTGTAAACTTCGTAGCTCCAAAATATGCAATCGGTCAGCTTGTAAAAGTAAAAGTAACGGAAGCAAAAACTTGGTCTCTAAACGGGGAATTGGTTGAGGAGCCACTCGAGGTGAAATAA
- a CDS encoding RicAFT regulatory complex protein RicA family protein — MKVYTKDEIVEQAKELAKMISETEEVDFFKRAEAQIHKNENVKRAIDEIKALQKQAVNLQHYGKWEALKKVEAEIDALQDKLDSIPVVQEFKSSQTYVNDLLQLVASTISNNVTDEILISTGGNVLKGETGAEVESKKGNCDC, encoded by the coding sequence ATGAAAGTTTATACAAAAGATGAAATTGTTGAGCAAGCGAAAGAATTAGCGAAAATGATTTCTGAAACAGAAGAAGTGGATTTCTTTAAACGTGCGGAAGCGCAAATTCATAAAAATGAAAATGTAAAACGTGCAATTGATGAAATTAAAGCGCTGCAAAAACAAGCCGTAAACTTACAGCATTATGGAAAATGGGAAGCATTGAAAAAAGTAGAAGCGGAAATAGATGCTCTGCAAGATAAACTTGATAGCATTCCGGTTGTACAGGAATTTAAATCTTCACAAACATATGTAAATGATTTACTGCAGCTTGTAGCAAGTACCATTTCTAATAACGTAACGGATGAAATTTTAATTTCAACTGGTGGCAATGTGTTAAAAGGTGAAACGGGTGCTGAAGTAGAGAGTAAAAAAGGGAATTGTGATTGTTAA
- the cotE gene encoding outer spore coat protein CotE: MSEFREIITKAVVGKGRKYTKSTHTCESNHEPTSILGCWVINHTYEARKNGKAVEIEGYYDVNTWYSFDENTKTEVVTERVSYTDEINIGYRDKNFSGEDLEIIARVIQHPNCLEAIVSPNDNKIVVTVEREFVTEVVGETKICVNVNPDGCPEDEDSFEVDDDEFEELDPNFIVDAEEE; the protein is encoded by the coding sequence ATGTCCGAATTTAGAGAGATTATTACAAAGGCAGTAGTGGGCAAAGGACGTAAGTATACAAAGTCAACGCATACATGTGAATCAAATCATGAGCCGACAAGTATTCTCGGATGTTGGGTAATTAATCACACATATGAAGCAAGAAAGAATGGGAAGGCTGTAGAAATTGAAGGATACTACGATGTGAATACGTGGTACTCATTTGATGAAAACACAAAAACAGAAGTTGTAACAGAACGTGTTAGTTACACGGATGAAATCAATATTGGATATCGTGACAAAAATTTTTCAGGTGAAGATTTAGAAATTATTGCCCGCGTTATTCAACATCCAAATTGTTTAGAAGCAATTGTTTCACCAAATGATAACAAAATTGTTGTAACGGTAGAGCGTGAATTTGTAACAGAAGTTGTCGGTGAAACGAAAATTTGTGTAAATGTAAATCCAGATGGATGTCCAGAGGATGAGGATAGCTTTGAAGTAGATGATGATGAATTTGAAGAGTTAGATCCAAACTTTATTGTAGATGCAGAAGAAGAATAA
- the mutS gene encoding DNA mismatch repair protein MutS: MAQYTPMIQQYLKVKADYQDAFLFFRLGDFYEMFFEDAIKAAHELEITLTSRDGGSSDRIPMCGVPYHAAKNYIEQLVEKGYKVAVCEQVEDPKTAKGVVRREVVQLITPGTMMEGRTIDEKENNFLAALTHFEDGSYALACNDLTTGQNTVTLLTGTVEDVLLEVYATGSKEIVVDSTFSKDELNKLTETLKMTISYEDATKIPEGLEHLVKSVTQTKLVTAVGRLLNYVLRTQKRSLDHLQPVDIYYTNQFMKIDVHSKRNLELTETLRTKEKTGSLLWLLDKTKTAMGGRMLKQWMERPLIQKDNIEERLEMVETFVNDYFLREDLKEKLKEVYDLERLAGKVAYGNVNARDLLQLRRSLLQVPAILEAISLLDNSYAARLIQGADPCESLTELLGRSIQENPPLSIKDGDIIKDGYNDKLDQYRYVSKNGKTWIAELEKRERDITGIKSLKIGYNRIFGYYIEVTKANLSALPEGRYERKQTLANAERFVTDELKEKETLILEAEEKIVQLEYDLFTVLREEVKVFIPKLQHLAKVISELDVLQSFATVSEEEQFVKPVLTDKREIFIKDGRHPVVEKVLNGKLYVPNDCMMPENMDVFLITGPNMSGKSTYMRQLALITVMSQIGCFVPATEAVLPVFDQIFTRIGAADDLISGQSTFMVEMLEAKNAIANASERSLILFDEIGRGTSTYDGMALAQAIIEHIHDQIGAKTLFSTHYHELTVLEESLEQLKNVHVSAIEENGKVVFLHKIQDGAADKSYGIHVAQLAELPDSLIARAKEVLAQLEGQEEIIIPKRVEVKVQEEIVQEPVVVKEKSEPQLEEKEEPAESQLSFFTTEQPVKKEDKPMFDQKETAVLTQIKKIDLLDMTPLEALNELYRLQKKLKKG; the protein is encoded by the coding sequence ATGGCACAGTACACCCCGATGATACAACAATATTTAAAGGTCAAGGCAGATTATCAAGATGCCTTTTTATTTTTCCGTTTAGGAGATTTTTATGAAATGTTCTTTGAGGATGCTATAAAGGCAGCGCATGAGCTTGAAATTACATTGACAAGCCGAGATGGTGGGAGTAGTGATCGTATACCGATGTGTGGTGTCCCATATCATGCAGCAAAAAACTATATTGAACAGCTTGTTGAAAAAGGATATAAGGTTGCGGTTTGTGAACAAGTAGAAGATCCCAAAACAGCAAAAGGTGTTGTAAGACGTGAAGTTGTTCAATTGATTACGCCAGGAACGATGATGGAAGGGCGCACAATTGATGAGAAAGAAAACAACTTCTTAGCGGCGTTAACTCATTTTGAAGATGGTTCTTATGCACTGGCTTGTAATGATTTAACAACAGGACAAAATACAGTGACACTATTAACGGGTACGGTAGAAGATGTTTTATTAGAGGTGTATGCAACAGGTTCAAAAGAAATTGTTGTAGATTCTACATTTTCAAAAGATGAGCTAAACAAGCTAACAGAAACATTGAAAATGACAATTTCATATGAAGATGCAACGAAGATTCCTGAAGGGTTGGAACACCTTGTTAAAAGTGTGACGCAAACGAAATTAGTTACAGCAGTAGGACGCTTATTGAATTATGTATTAAGAACGCAAAAACGTTCATTGGATCACTTGCAGCCGGTAGATATTTATTATACAAATCAATTTATGAAAATTGATGTACATTCAAAGCGTAATTTAGAGTTAACAGAAACACTTCGAACAAAAGAGAAAACAGGCTCTTTATTATGGCTATTAGATAAAACAAAAACAGCTATGGGTGGCCGTATGTTAAAACAGTGGATGGAACGTCCACTTATACAAAAAGACAACATTGAAGAACGTTTAGAAATGGTTGAAACGTTTGTGAATGACTATTTTTTACGTGAAGATTTAAAAGAAAAATTAAAAGAAGTGTATGATTTAGAGCGTTTAGCAGGAAAAGTCGCATATGGTAACGTAAATGCGCGTGATTTACTGCAATTAAGACGTTCACTTCTGCAAGTGCCAGCTATTTTAGAGGCCATTAGTTTATTAGACAATTCTTATGCAGCAAGGTTAATTCAAGGCGCTGATCCATGTGAAAGTTTAACAGAGTTACTAGGAAGAAGTATTCAAGAAAACCCACCGCTTTCTATAAAAGATGGGGATATTATAAAAGATGGCTATAATGACAAATTAGATCAATATCGCTATGTTAGTAAGAACGGAAAAACGTGGATTGCAGAGCTTGAAAAACGTGAGCGTGATATTACAGGGATTAAATCATTAAAGATTGGTTACAACCGTATTTTTGGCTATTATATTGAAGTGACAAAGGCAAATCTTTCTGCTCTTCCAGAGGGGCGCTATGAGCGTAAGCAGACACTTGCAAACGCAGAACGTTTCGTCACAGATGAATTAAAAGAAAAAGAAACATTGATTTTAGAGGCAGAAGAAAAAATTGTACAGCTAGAATATGATTTATTCACTGTACTTCGTGAAGAAGTAAAGGTGTTTATTCCTAAATTACAGCATCTAGCGAAAGTTATTAGTGAACTAGATGTACTGCAAAGCTTTGCAACAGTAAGTGAAGAAGAGCAATTTGTAAAACCAGTTTTAACAGATAAACGTGAAATCTTTATAAAAGATGGTCGCCATCCTGTTGTAGAAAAAGTATTGAACGGCAAATTGTATGTTCCAAATGACTGCATGATGCCTGAAAATATGGATGTCTTTTTAATTACGGGTCCAAATATGTCTGGTAAGAGTACGTATATGCGTCAATTAGCACTTATTACTGTTATGTCGCAAATCGGTTGTTTTGTACCAGCAACAGAAGCGGTGTTACCTGTCTTTGACCAAATTTTTACGAGAATAGGTGCAGCAGATGATTTAATTTCAGGTCAAAGTACATTTATGGTCGAAATGTTAGAAGCGAAAAATGCAATTGCGAATGCATCGGAAAGAAGTCTAATTCTATTTGATGAAATTGGACGCGGTACATCTACGTATGACGGTATGGCACTCGCACAAGCAATCATAGAACATATTCATGATCAAATTGGAGCGAAAACATTATTCTCAACACATTATCACGAACTAACTGTATTAGAAGAAAGCTTAGAGCAACTGAAAAATGTACACGTTTCAGCTATTGAAGAAAACGGAAAAGTTGTTTTCTTGCATAAGATTCAAGATGGTGCAGCAGATAAAAGTTATGGTATTCACGTTGCCCAGCTTGCTGAACTGCCAGATAGCTTAATTGCTCGTGCGAAAGAAGTGTTAGCGCAGCTAGAAGGACAAGAGGAAATCATCATTCCAAAACGAGTGGAAGTGAAAGTACAAGAAGAAATTGTCCAAGAACCAGTCGTTGTAAAAGAAAAATCAGAACCGCAGCTAGAAGAGAAAGAAGAACCTGCAGAATCACAGCTATCTTTCTTTACTACAGAACAGCCTGTGAAAAAAGAAGACAAGCCTATGTTTGATCAAAAAGAAACAGCTGTATTAACACAAATTAAAAAAATCGATTTACTTGATATGACTCCTCTAGAAGCCCTAAATGAACTGTATCGTTTGCAGAAAAAGTTAAAGAAAGGATGA